Proteins encoded by one window of Arachis ipaensis cultivar K30076 chromosome B04, Araip1.1, whole genome shotgun sequence:
- the LOC107635507 gene encoding protein NSP-INTERACTING KINASE 1 isoform X3 — MGTPRGRGSGRGRGRGRGRGGGGGVLLLPCSVAFFLFFSTATALLSPKGVNFEVQALMGIKNSLVDPHGVLDNWDADAVDPCSWTMVTCSAENLVIGLLLQNNNITGPIPSELGKLPKLQTLDLSNNFFSGEIPPSLGHLRSLQYMRLNNNSLHGELPESLANMTQLAFLDLSYNNISGPIPRILAKSFNIVGNPLVCATGKEPNCHGMTLMPMSMNLNGTEDALPSSKPKSHKMAIAFGLSLGCLCLIVLGFGLVLWWRHKHNQQAFFDVKDRHHEEVYLGNLKRFQFRELQVATNNFSSKNILGKGGFGNVYKGVLSDSTLVAVKRLKDGNAIGGEIQFQTEVEMISLAVHRNLLRLYGFCMTPTERLLVYPYMSNGSVASRLKGFSSILIPVLAILTGKPVLDWGTRKNIALGAARGLLYLHEQCDPKIIHRDVKAANILLDDYCEAVVGDFGLAKLLDHQDSHVTTAVRGTVGHIAPEYLSTGQSSEKTDVFGFGILLLELITGQRALEFGKAANQKGAMLDWVKKIHQEKKLELLVDKDLKGNYDRIELEEMVQVALLCTQNLPGHRPKMSEVVRMLEGDGLAERWEASQRADTSAAATATTNTSKSKPHESSLSDRYSDLTDDSLLLVQAMELSGPR; from the exons ATGGGGACtccaagaggaagaggaagtggaagaggaagaggaagaggaagaggaagaggaggaggaggaggagttcttcttcttccatgttctgttgcatttttcttgttttttagcACTGCAACTGCTTTGCTTTCTCCCAAAGGAGTAAACTTTGAAG TTCAAGCTTTAATGGGGATAAAGAACTCACTGGTGGATCCTCATGGTGTTTTGGATAATTGGGATGCTGATGCTGTTGATCCTTGTAGCTGGACTATGGTTACTTGTTCTGCAGAAAACTTGGTGATTGGATT gtTGCTTCAGAATAACAACATAACTGGACCAATCCCTTCAGAGTTGGGAAAACTTCCTAAGCTTCAAACTCTTGATCTCTCTAACAACTTCTTCAGTGGTGAAATTCCCCCCTCACTTGGTCACTTGAGAAGTTTGCAATACAT GAGGCTCAATAATAATAGTCTTCATGGTGAATTGCCAGAATCATTGGCTAATATGACACAGCTTGCTTTTCT TGACTTGTCCTACAACAATATCAGTGGCCCTATACCAAGAATTTTAGCTAAATCCTTCAA CATTGTTGGAAATCCCCTTGTTTGTGCAACTGGAAAAGAACCAAACTGCCATGGCATGACACTGATGCCAATGTCCATGAACTTAAATGGCACTGAAG ATGCCTTACCATCAAGCAAACCAAAATCTCATAAAATGGCAATTGCTTTTGGCTTGAGTCTTGGATGTCTCTGCCTCATAGTTCTTGGTTTTGGCCTTGTTCTTTGGTGGAGGCACAAGCACAATCAACAAGCATTCTTTGATGTGAAAG ACCGGCATCATGAAGAAGTATACCTTGGAAACTTGAAGAGGTTCCAATTCAGAGAACTCCAAGTTGCTACCAATAACTTCAGCAGCAAGAACATTCTTGGAAAGGGTGGTTTTGGAAATGTCTATAAAGGAGTTCTCTCTGATAGCACTCTTGTAGCTGTCAAGAGGCTGAAAGATGGCAATGCCATTGGAGGAGAGATTCAGTTTCAGACTGAAGTCGAAATGATCAGCCTCGCCGTCCACCGGAACCTCCTCAGACTCTATGGATTCTGCATGACACCAACAGAAAGGCTCTTAGTTTACCCTTACATGTCCAATGGCAGCGTCGCTTCACGTCTAAAGG GTTTTAGTAGCATTCTGATACCGGTTTTGGCGATTTTGACAGGTAAGCCGGTGTTGGATTGGGGAACAAGGAAGAACATTGCATTAGGAGCAGCAAGGGGGCTATTATATCTTCATGAGCAATGTGATCCAAAGATAATACATAGGGATGTGAAGGCTGCAAACATATTGCTTGATGACTATTGTGAAGCAGTGGTTGGTGATTTTGGGTTGGCAAAGCTTCTGGATCATCAAGATTCACATGTCACAACTGCAGTTAGAGGCACTGTAGGACACATAGCCCCAGAGTATCTATCTACAGGACAATCATCTGAGAAAACTGATGTGTTTGGATTTGGGATTCTCCTCTTGGAATTGATCACAGGACAAAgggcactagagtttggaaaaGCTGCTAACCAAAAAGGAGCCATGCTTGATTGG GTAAAGAAAATTCATCAGGAGAAGAAGCTAGAGTTGCTTGTGGACAAGGATCTTAAAGGGAACTATGACAGGATTGAACTTGAGGAAATGGTTCAAGTGGCATTGTTATGTACTCAAAACCTTCCAGGGCATAGACCAAAGATGTCTGAAGTTGTAAGAATGCTTGAAGGTGATGGATTAGCAGAGAGATGGGAAGCTTCACAAAGAGCTGATACTAGTGCTGCTGCTACTGCTACTACTAACACTTCAAAATCCAAACCTCATGAATCATCTTTATCAGATAGGTATTCTGATCTCACTGATGATTCCTTGTTGTTAGTCCAAGCCATGGAGCTATCAGGACCAAGGTGA
- the LOC107635507 gene encoding protein NSP-INTERACTING KINASE 1 isoform X1, with product MGTPRGRGSGRGRGRGRGRGGGGGVLLLPCSVAFFLFFSTATALLSPKGVNFEVQALMGIKNSLVDPHGVLDNWDADAVDPCSWTMVTCSAENLVIGLGTPSQSLSGTLSPTIGNLTNLQIVLLQNNNITGPIPSELGKLPKLQTLDLSNNFFSGEIPPSLGHLRSLQYMRLNNNSLHGELPESLANMTQLAFLDLSYNNISGPIPRILAKSFNIVGNPLVCATGKEPNCHGMTLMPMSMNLNGTEDALPSSKPKSHKMAIAFGLSLGCLCLIVLGFGLVLWWRHKHNQQAFFDVKDRHHEEVYLGNLKRFQFRELQVATNNFSSKNILGKGGFGNVYKGVLSDSTLVAVKRLKDGNAIGGEIQFQTEVEMISLAVHRNLLRLYGFCMTPTERLLVYPYMSNGSVASRLKGFSSILIPVLAILTGKPVLDWGTRKNIALGAARGLLYLHEQCDPKIIHRDVKAANILLDDYCEAVVGDFGLAKLLDHQDSHVTTAVRGTVGHIAPEYLSTGQSSEKTDVFGFGILLLELITGQRALEFGKAANQKGAMLDWVKKIHQEKKLELLVDKDLKGNYDRIELEEMVQVALLCTQNLPGHRPKMSEVVRMLEGDGLAERWEASQRADTSAAATATTNTSKSKPHESSLSDRYSDLTDDSLLLVQAMELSGPR from the exons ATGGGGACtccaagaggaagaggaagtggaagaggaagaggaagaggaagaggaagaggaggaggaggaggagttcttcttcttccatgttctgttgcatttttcttgttttttagcACTGCAACTGCTTTGCTTTCTCCCAAAGGAGTAAACTTTGAAG TTCAAGCTTTAATGGGGATAAAGAACTCACTGGTGGATCCTCATGGTGTTTTGGATAATTGGGATGCTGATGCTGTTGATCCTTGTAGCTGGACTATGGTTACTTGTTCTGCAGAAAACTTGGTGATTGGATT GGGTACTCCAAGTCAAAGTTTATCTGGTACTCTTTCTCCAACCATAGGAAACTTAACCAACCTTCAGATTGT gtTGCTTCAGAATAACAACATAACTGGACCAATCCCTTCAGAGTTGGGAAAACTTCCTAAGCTTCAAACTCTTGATCTCTCTAACAACTTCTTCAGTGGTGAAATTCCCCCCTCACTTGGTCACTTGAGAAGTTTGCAATACAT GAGGCTCAATAATAATAGTCTTCATGGTGAATTGCCAGAATCATTGGCTAATATGACACAGCTTGCTTTTCT TGACTTGTCCTACAACAATATCAGTGGCCCTATACCAAGAATTTTAGCTAAATCCTTCAA CATTGTTGGAAATCCCCTTGTTTGTGCAACTGGAAAAGAACCAAACTGCCATGGCATGACACTGATGCCAATGTCCATGAACTTAAATGGCACTGAAG ATGCCTTACCATCAAGCAAACCAAAATCTCATAAAATGGCAATTGCTTTTGGCTTGAGTCTTGGATGTCTCTGCCTCATAGTTCTTGGTTTTGGCCTTGTTCTTTGGTGGAGGCACAAGCACAATCAACAAGCATTCTTTGATGTGAAAG ACCGGCATCATGAAGAAGTATACCTTGGAAACTTGAAGAGGTTCCAATTCAGAGAACTCCAAGTTGCTACCAATAACTTCAGCAGCAAGAACATTCTTGGAAAGGGTGGTTTTGGAAATGTCTATAAAGGAGTTCTCTCTGATAGCACTCTTGTAGCTGTCAAGAGGCTGAAAGATGGCAATGCCATTGGAGGAGAGATTCAGTTTCAGACTGAAGTCGAAATGATCAGCCTCGCCGTCCACCGGAACCTCCTCAGACTCTATGGATTCTGCATGACACCAACAGAAAGGCTCTTAGTTTACCCTTACATGTCCAATGGCAGCGTCGCTTCACGTCTAAAGG GTTTTAGTAGCATTCTGATACCGGTTTTGGCGATTTTGACAGGTAAGCCGGTGTTGGATTGGGGAACAAGGAAGAACATTGCATTAGGAGCAGCAAGGGGGCTATTATATCTTCATGAGCAATGTGATCCAAAGATAATACATAGGGATGTGAAGGCTGCAAACATATTGCTTGATGACTATTGTGAAGCAGTGGTTGGTGATTTTGGGTTGGCAAAGCTTCTGGATCATCAAGATTCACATGTCACAACTGCAGTTAGAGGCACTGTAGGACACATAGCCCCAGAGTATCTATCTACAGGACAATCATCTGAGAAAACTGATGTGTTTGGATTTGGGATTCTCCTCTTGGAATTGATCACAGGACAAAgggcactagagtttggaaaaGCTGCTAACCAAAAAGGAGCCATGCTTGATTGG GTAAAGAAAATTCATCAGGAGAAGAAGCTAGAGTTGCTTGTGGACAAGGATCTTAAAGGGAACTATGACAGGATTGAACTTGAGGAAATGGTTCAAGTGGCATTGTTATGTACTCAAAACCTTCCAGGGCATAGACCAAAGATGTCTGAAGTTGTAAGAATGCTTGAAGGTGATGGATTAGCAGAGAGATGGGAAGCTTCACAAAGAGCTGATACTAGTGCTGCTGCTACTGCTACTACTAACACTTCAAAATCCAAACCTCATGAATCATCTTTATCAGATAGGTATTCTGATCTCACTGATGATTCCTTGTTGTTAGTCCAAGCCATGGAGCTATCAGGACCAAGGTGA
- the LOC107635507 gene encoding protein NSP-INTERACTING KINASE 1 isoform X2, protein MGTPRGRGSGRGRGRGRGRGGGGGVLLLPCSVAFFLFFSTATALLSPKGVNFEVQALMGIKNSLVDPHGVLDNWDADAVDPCSWTMVTCSAENLVIGLGTPSQSLSGTLSPTIGNLTNLQIVLLQNNNITGPIPSELGKLPKLQTLDLSNNFFSGEIPPSLGHLRSLQYMRLNNNSLHGELPESLANMTQLAFLDLSYNNISGPIPRILAKSFNIVGNPLVCATGKEPNCHGMTLMPMSMNLNGTEDALPSSKPKSHKMAIAFGLSLGCLCLIVLGFGLVLWWRHKHNQQAFFDVKDRHHEEVYLGNLKRFQFRELQVATNNFSSKNILGKGGFGNVYKGVLSDSTLVAVKRLKDGNAIGGEIQFQTEVEMISLAVHRNLLRLYGFCMTPTERLLVYPYMSNGSVASRLKGKPVLDWGTRKNIALGAARGLLYLHEQCDPKIIHRDVKAANILLDDYCEAVVGDFGLAKLLDHQDSHVTTAVRGTVGHIAPEYLSTGQSSEKTDVFGFGILLLELITGQRALEFGKAANQKGAMLDWVKKIHQEKKLELLVDKDLKGNYDRIELEEMVQVALLCTQNLPGHRPKMSEVVRMLEGDGLAERWEASQRADTSAAATATTNTSKSKPHESSLSDRYSDLTDDSLLLVQAMELSGPR, encoded by the exons ATGGGGACtccaagaggaagaggaagtggaagaggaagaggaagaggaagaggaagaggaggaggaggaggagttcttcttcttccatgttctgttgcatttttcttgttttttagcACTGCAACTGCTTTGCTTTCTCCCAAAGGAGTAAACTTTGAAG TTCAAGCTTTAATGGGGATAAAGAACTCACTGGTGGATCCTCATGGTGTTTTGGATAATTGGGATGCTGATGCTGTTGATCCTTGTAGCTGGACTATGGTTACTTGTTCTGCAGAAAACTTGGTGATTGGATT GGGTACTCCAAGTCAAAGTTTATCTGGTACTCTTTCTCCAACCATAGGAAACTTAACCAACCTTCAGATTGT gtTGCTTCAGAATAACAACATAACTGGACCAATCCCTTCAGAGTTGGGAAAACTTCCTAAGCTTCAAACTCTTGATCTCTCTAACAACTTCTTCAGTGGTGAAATTCCCCCCTCACTTGGTCACTTGAGAAGTTTGCAATACAT GAGGCTCAATAATAATAGTCTTCATGGTGAATTGCCAGAATCATTGGCTAATATGACACAGCTTGCTTTTCT TGACTTGTCCTACAACAATATCAGTGGCCCTATACCAAGAATTTTAGCTAAATCCTTCAA CATTGTTGGAAATCCCCTTGTTTGTGCAACTGGAAAAGAACCAAACTGCCATGGCATGACACTGATGCCAATGTCCATGAACTTAAATGGCACTGAAG ATGCCTTACCATCAAGCAAACCAAAATCTCATAAAATGGCAATTGCTTTTGGCTTGAGTCTTGGATGTCTCTGCCTCATAGTTCTTGGTTTTGGCCTTGTTCTTTGGTGGAGGCACAAGCACAATCAACAAGCATTCTTTGATGTGAAAG ACCGGCATCATGAAGAAGTATACCTTGGAAACTTGAAGAGGTTCCAATTCAGAGAACTCCAAGTTGCTACCAATAACTTCAGCAGCAAGAACATTCTTGGAAAGGGTGGTTTTGGAAATGTCTATAAAGGAGTTCTCTCTGATAGCACTCTTGTAGCTGTCAAGAGGCTGAAAGATGGCAATGCCATTGGAGGAGAGATTCAGTTTCAGACTGAAGTCGAAATGATCAGCCTCGCCGTCCACCGGAACCTCCTCAGACTCTATGGATTCTGCATGACACCAACAGAAAGGCTCTTAGTTTACCCTTACATGTCCAATGGCAGCGTCGCTTCACGTCTAAAGG GTAAGCCGGTGTTGGATTGGGGAACAAGGAAGAACATTGCATTAGGAGCAGCAAGGGGGCTATTATATCTTCATGAGCAATGTGATCCAAAGATAATACATAGGGATGTGAAGGCTGCAAACATATTGCTTGATGACTATTGTGAAGCAGTGGTTGGTGATTTTGGGTTGGCAAAGCTTCTGGATCATCAAGATTCACATGTCACAACTGCAGTTAGAGGCACTGTAGGACACATAGCCCCAGAGTATCTATCTACAGGACAATCATCTGAGAAAACTGATGTGTTTGGATTTGGGATTCTCCTCTTGGAATTGATCACAGGACAAAgggcactagagtttggaaaaGCTGCTAACCAAAAAGGAGCCATGCTTGATTGG GTAAAGAAAATTCATCAGGAGAAGAAGCTAGAGTTGCTTGTGGACAAGGATCTTAAAGGGAACTATGACAGGATTGAACTTGAGGAAATGGTTCAAGTGGCATTGTTATGTACTCAAAACCTTCCAGGGCATAGACCAAAGATGTCTGAAGTTGTAAGAATGCTTGAAGGTGATGGATTAGCAGAGAGATGGGAAGCTTCACAAAGAGCTGATACTAGTGCTGCTGCTACTGCTACTACTAACACTTCAAAATCCAAACCTCATGAATCATCTTTATCAGATAGGTATTCTGATCTCACTGATGATTCCTTGTTGTTAGTCCAAGCCATGGAGCTATCAGGACCAAGGTGA